The Thermodesulfatator atlanticus DSM 21156 genome has a window encoding:
- a CDS encoding DUF5395 family protein: MELATTIWHDGKNWVLEGDGFKLLAPELDELDRKVAEFIKTDPRFSSKNIRRVYMHFDMYTIPQWMRQYMQHYFSRIIEIEEVK, from the coding sequence ATGGAGCTTGCCACCACTATCTGGCACGATGGCAAAAACTGGGTTTTAGAGGGGGATGGTTTTAAGCTTCTGGCACCGGAGCTTGATGAGCTTGACCGTAAGGTTGCTGAGTTTATAAAAACCGACCCCCGCTTCTCTTCCAAAAACATCAGGCGTGTTTACATGCACTTTGACATGTACACCATTCCCCAATGGATGCGGCAGTACATGCAACATTATTTTTCTCGCATCATAGAAATTGAGGAGGTGAAATAA